DNA from Acidobacteriota bacterium:
TCATCATGCTCATTTCCGGGTTTGGCAGCGGCGCGGCTATGACCTGAATGTCTGGAGCTCAAAGAAAATCGATGAGAAATTGGATTATATGCACAACAATCCGGTTACAAGGAAGCTGGTGGATCAGCCTGGAGACTGGCCGTGGTCAAGCTGGGGGTTTTATTTTCTGAAAGATACTTCGCTGCTGCCCATGGACCCTATTCTGTGATCGCATACATTCCAAACTGCGGAACGTATGCGCCACCCGCGAGGCTCGGGTTGCCAGAGTAATGTCGCGGATAAAAACCCACGGTCAGAACAACACTGACCGTGGCCACCCGCTTCAACAGACCCCCCACCCGTCGCGCCATGTCGCGACACCCTCTCCCAGCGGGAGAGGGCTTAAACTCATCGAATCATTTGGCTCGAAAAATACCCCTCACCCGGTTCCGACTTGCGGGACCATACTCTCCCCCTGGAGAGGGCGCGGTGCAGCCGCTGTGGCGACACCGCCCGCTACAGAAACATTCGCTTCTGCGATTACTCAATCGCAACAGCTCGATCGAGCATTCAATCGCTCCAAATACCCCTCACCCGCCGGCGTATCCCGCGAGGCTGGACATCTTCTCCCCACGGGCGAGGGCATTAGCATTCTGGAGTGCTATCAACGTTCTCCATCTGGACGCGCACATCGCAGAGAGATCGGCGTATGCAGCGCCCACGGCGTGAACGCCACCGCAATTCTTCAAAGATTATTCAATTCGAGAGCAGCGAGTGAATTTTTGCGCTGGCGCCGGTGATTGCGCTCAACGGAAGGCTTCCTTGTTGACGACGCATGGAACATTGGCCAGGCTGCCCGTGGCTTCCAGCACGTCGATAAGCGACTGGACCGTGCGCCCGGCCATGCCGCGATTAGGATCAGCGGAGAGGCGCGTGATGCGGCCCCCGCTGGCAAAGTGATGGTACAGCCGCACGCGATCTTCAAGCTCCGGGTTGCGCAAGGGCGAATCCGGCGGCAGCGGCTCGCGCTCGAACACATCGAGGGCCGCGCCGGCGATCACACGCTCGTTCAGCGCGCTCGCCAAAGCTGCTTCATCCACAACCGGGCCGCGCGAAGTGTTCACCAGGTAGGCCGTGGATTTCATCATCCGCAAGGTCTTGTGGTTGATCAGGTGATAGGTCGGCGATGCGCCTTCGCGCACCAGCGGCACGTGCAGCGAGACAAAGTCGGCTCCGGCCAGAGCATCTTCCATGCTCACCGCGCGGATGGTCCGCCGCTCATCCGAGAAGCCATGGCGGTGGCGCACATCCAGCTCTTCCTGAACGCCTTTCAGGAAATCCGCCGGTGTAGAAATCGAGTCGTAGCAAAGGAAATCCACATCGAACCCGAGCGCCTTCTTGATGAAGGCCTGCCCAATGCGTCCCAGGCCGACCACGCCAATGGTCTTGCCGGTGACCTCGTCGCCGAGGAAGGGAAGATAAGGATGCCATGCGCCCCAGCGGTTTTCCCTCACCAGGCGTTCGCTGGGATACAGCTTGCGCGCCACCGCGCCCAGCATGAAAAGGGCGAACTCCGCCGTCGCCTCGGTCAGGACCTCCGGTGTGTTGGTAAAAGGGACCTTATATTCGTTGGCGTCGGCGCGATTGATGTTGTCGAAGCCAACCGCATCCTGCGCCACTACCCGCAAAGTTCCCTTGCCCGCCTCAAAAACTTCGCGGTCGATAGGATCGCGCAGCGTGGTAATCAGCGCGTCGATTTCCGATTTCACTTTTTCGATGATCAGGCTTTTCGGCGGCGGTCCAGGCTGGCCGTAGACTTCCACCTGATAGCCGCGCTCACGCAGCCGGTCGAGCGCCTCGCGGCCGATGTCGCAAGTGGCAAAAACGCGAAAATGATGACTCTTACTACTCATGGGGATTTAACTCTATGAACAGGTCGGTGGCGTAAGGAACCGACTTGCCACTGAGGCCCATCTGCCGCTTGACGTCACTGAGAGCATTCTCCCAATCCTGCTTCGTTGCCGGCCCGTTCATAGGGTGATCATTAACGAAGTAAATGTTCACAAGCCATGCCTGAACGCCGAGGTCCCGGAGAAACAGCAGGTGCGCATAGCGGTTGGCAGATTGATAAAAACTGCCCATCCAGTCATATTCGGGTGCCACGCCAAGGCGTCTTTTCGTGCATGCGAGGGACGCTTCGATTCTGGCCCGCGAGGCCGGATCCGCTGCCCCACAACTGCTGGCAAGTTCGGCTACGTGGCTCTTCGCTTCGACAAGGACGACACCACTCGTCCGTGGCCCCGTCACCTTCGCGAGTGCGTCCCAGGATGGGCCGCCCTTAGGCCAGAACTCCTTCAGCGCGCCTGCGTGCATGCCTAGGTCAAGCTTGTACAGAAACTCTTGATCGCTGTACTCCTTGTAGGTTTCACATTTGAGTGGGGAGACCCAGGTAAGTCCCGCACCAATCCCAGGCGAGGATTGGAGCTTTTCGAGCACCATCCCTGAAAGCAACGCTTCGTGTTCGTTCACATATGCCTGAATGTGCTTCTGGCTTCCTTTGTAGGCTTGCCCGGCCGCATTCACTCGGCTCGCTTCCTCAAATGAGGACATATTTACCTCCTGGCATCTAATGCTTCTTATTCATCCAGTCCGAAATACGTTCCAGTGCATTTTGAATGTTCTCGACGGAGTTGGCAAAAGAAAACCGCAAATAGCCTTCGCCCTGCCGGCCGAATGCCGTGCCGGAGAGGCATGCCACACCGGCTTCGTTCAGGAGCGCGTCGGCCAGTTCACGCGAGTTTTTTCCGGTCTCCGTGATATTCGGGAACGCGTAAAACGCCCCCTGGGGCATGAGACAATGAAATCCCCGGATGCGATTCAATCCGTCCACAATCACTTCACGCCGCTGGCGAAACTTCTCGAGCATCGCAGCCACCGAGCTCTGGTCGCCGCGCAAGGCTTCCACGCCGGCCATCTGGGTGAAGCTGGCCGTGCAGGAATTTGAATTAATCATCAGCAATGCAATCTGCCGGGCCAGGTCACGCCGCATCACGCCGTACCCCAGCCGCCACCCCGTCATGGCATAGGTCTTGGAAAATCCGTCGAGAATGATGACGCGGTCACGCAGTTCATCGAACGCCGCCGGGCTCACGTGCTCGCCGCTGTAGATCAAGCGGCTGTATATTTCGTCTGAAAGGACCATCACGTCGCGGCCCTTTAAAGCCTGCGCCAGGGTTTCCATCTCCTGCCGGCTAACCATTCCGCCTGTCGGATTGTTGGGCGAGTTCAGAATCATCAGCCGCGTGCGATCGCCGATCTTGCCGACGATCTCTTTGACGTCAATATCGAAGCCGCGCGCTTCGGGCGTTGCATAAGGGACCGGCGTGGCGCCCACAAAGTTGATCATGGAGGAGTAAATGGGAAATCCGGGGTCCGGATAGAGCACCTCGTCGCCGGGCCCCGCCAGCGCAAGGATGGTGTAAAACATGACGGGCTTGGCGCCGGGCGTGATGACCACCTCCGCAGGATCGACGGAGATCCCGCGCCGCCGGCCGACATCTTCCGCCACAGCCTGCCTCAGTTCCGGAAAGCCTGCGGGCGGGCCATAATGCGTCCAGCCATGGTCGAGAGCGCCCTTCGCTGCATCAACAATGTTGGGCGCGGTCGGGAAATCCGGCTCACCGATTTCAAGATGGATAATTTCCTTGCCCTGCGCCTCGAGTTCCCGCGCGCGTACCAGCACGTCAAAAGCGCCCTCAGTCCCCAGGCGGGACATGCAATCGGCAAGCCGCAGGTTCCGCGGTCCCATAAGCATTGAAAACTCCTGAACGGGCAAGTGTAAACCCTTTGCGCCTGGAACGGAAGAAGGCCGGCAGAATAATCCAACAGGGGAGGGAGAGTCAGGCCGCTCCTATATGACCGGCCCGTCATTCCACATCGCATCCGCAACCATTCCTTGCCGCGGGCCGCTCGGCAATGTTAACTTTACGGAGGGGCCTAGCGGCACAACTTCTGCTCTGCCCCTGCGTACTAACTTCGAAAATATGCGTTGGTCCTGGAAAATCGGCGAGATTGCAGGAATTGGCCTCTACGTTCACTCTACCTTCTGGCTTCTTATTGCCTTTGTTCTCTTCCTGAACTGGTCAGACGGGTCCAGCCTGACAAAGGCGCTTTACGGGGCAGCCTTTGTGCTGGTCATCTTCGGCTGCATCACCCTGCACGAACTCGGCCACGCCCTCACGGCCCGCCACTTTGGAGTTCGAACGCGTGACATCACGCTGCTGCCCATCGGAGGACTGGCGCGGCTTGAGCGCATGCCGGACGATCCCATTCAGGAACTCTGGGTGGCCCTTGGAGGCCCGGCAGTCAACATCGCCATCGCCGGCCTGCTCTACATCGTGCTCCTGGCGTCTGGCGGAGTTATCCTGCCCGGACAATTTCTGTCGCTGGGCGGCAGTTTCCTGGCTGACCTGCTGGTTGTGAACCTCTGGCTGGTGGCGTTTAACATGATCCCGGCGTTTCCCATGGACGGTGGCCGCGTTTTGCGCGCGCTCCTCGCTATGCGCCTTGATCTGGAGCGGGCCACCTGGATTTCCGCGCGTGTCGGCCAGGGCATCGCGTTTGCCCTGGGTGTTGGCTGCCTGTTTGGCCTTGCCGGCATCTTCAGTTCTGCAGGATTCATTCGTCTTGATGGACTTTTTTCTGACCCGTTTCTCATCCTCATCGCCTTGTTTGTGTGGACAGGCGCCAGGCAGGAGGCGGCCGCATCCAGAATGCACGTTCCAGCGGGCAACATTGCCGTGCAAAATGTCATGCTGCGCGACGTCCACACGCTGCGGCCTGACGATACGCTGGGGGACGCAGTCAACCAGGTTTTGTCAGGATGGCGAGAGGATTTCCCCGTAGTTTTCGGCGATCACGTTCTGGGCATGCTGACGCGGGAGGACA
Protein-coding regions in this window:
- a CDS encoding pyridoxal phosphate-dependent aminotransferase, with amino-acid sequence MGPRNLRLADCMSRLGTEGAFDVLVRARELEAQGKEIIHLEIGEPDFPTAPNIVDAAKGALDHGWTHYGPPAGFPELRQAVAEDVGRRRGISVDPAEVVITPGAKPVMFYTILALAGPGDEVLYPDPGFPIYSSMINFVGATPVPYATPEARGFDIDVKEIVGKIGDRTRLMILNSPNNPTGGMVSRQEMETLAQALKGRDVMVLSDEIYSRLIYSGEHVSPAAFDELRDRVIILDGFSKTYAMTGWRLGYGVMRRDLARQIALLMINSNSCTASFTQMAGVEALRGDQSSVAAMLEKFRQRREVIVDGLNRIRGFHCLMPQGAFYAFPNITETGKNSRELADALLNEAGVACLSGTAFGRQGEGYLRFSFANSVENIQNALERISDWMNKKH
- a CDS encoding D-glycerate dehydrogenase, producing MSSKSHHFRVFATCDIGREALDRLRERGYQVEVYGQPGPPPKSLIIEKVKSEIDALITTLRDPIDREVFEAGKGTLRVVAQDAVGFDNINRADANEYKVPFTNTPEVLTEATAEFALFMLGAVARKLYPSERLVRENRWGAWHPYLPFLGDEVTGKTIGVVGLGRIGQAFIKKALGFDVDFLCYDSISTPADFLKGVQEELDVRHRHGFSDERRTIRAVSMEDALAGADFVSLHVPLVREGASPTYHLINHKTLRMMKSTAYLVNTSRGPVVDEAALASALNERVIAGAALDVFEREPLPPDSPLRNPELEDRVRLYHHFASGGRITRLSADPNRGMAGRTVQSLIDVLEATGSLANVPCVVNKEAFR
- a CDS encoding site-2 protease family protein, with amino-acid sequence MRWSWKIGEIAGIGLYVHSTFWLLIAFVLFLNWSDGSSLTKALYGAAFVLVIFGCITLHELGHALTARHFGVRTRDITLLPIGGLARLERMPDDPIQELWVALGGPAVNIAIAGLLYIVLLASGGVILPGQFLSLGGSFLADLLVVNLWLVAFNMIPAFPMDGGRVLRALLAMRLDLERATWISARVGQGIAFALGVGCLFGLAGIFSSAGFIRLDGLFSDPFLILIALFVWTGARQEAAASRMHVPAGNIAVQNVMLRDVHTLRPDDTLGDAVNQVLSGWREDFPVVFGDHVLGMLTREDMTRSLAQTGPETRVRESMRRDIATVDPRLKLEQALVMIRECNCRSLPVIYEGQLVGLLTLDNVGEFLSIHAALRQAGRKSRGKADAEPPSPDTML